A single window of Ignavibacteriota bacterium DNA harbors:
- a CDS encoding DUF4402 domain-containing protein, translating to MRKYIFVLFLLISTLNIYSQANVNISTNVGITLSNGIALNKIKGDLDFGNVLYTGSSLNLSKTANLGIEYEITGFRNRNVNISYSSSVNLTNAGWVNLYGGTIGILRFTPKVTHTGGNINYVGAVNLSNNSRVKLTNTKPLGKLYIWIGGNIIGSTNRPYGDYSGTFTLTVAY from the coding sequence ATGAGAAAATATATATTTGTTCTTTTTTTACTGATATCGACTTTGAATATTTATTCTCAGGCAAATGTTAATATATCAACGAATGTTGGAATAACTTTAAGCAACGGAATAGCGTTAAATAAAATTAAAGGCGATTTAGATTTCGGAAATGTTTTATATACAGGTTCAAGTTTAAATTTGTCTAAAACAGCTAACTTAGGCATAGAATATGAAATTACAGGCTTTAGAAATAGGAACGTAAATATTTCATATTCAAGTAGTGTTAATTTAACAAATGCCGGATGGGTAAATCTTTATGGCGGTACAATTGGAATTTTGAGATTTACACCTAAGGTAACTCATACGGGCGGAAATATAAATTATGTCGGCGCCGTTAATCTAAGCAATAATTCAAGAGTAAAATTGACAAATACAAAACCACTTGGAAAATTATACATTTGGATCGGCGGAAACATTATTGGCAGCACAAACCGACCTTATGGAGATTATTCGGGTACTTTTACCTTAACAGTTGCATATTGA
- a CDS encoding DUF4402 domain-containing protein — translation MKIIIIVILSLFNFVVVYSQQTGYISGNASANLIQPLSIEAKSGDLDFGNIIVTESNYSAKIEPKLGKLFVVTGHPGKNITVRFNSVELTNYEWASKYNGKLDRLTFIPKVELKSTQQISDGTNIPLIKNGQKGELQIFVGGEINIKPKQEVGDYTGLFILSVTY, via the coding sequence ATGAAAATAATAATCATTGTAATATTATCATTATTTAATTTTGTTGTCGTTTATTCACAGCAAACCGGCTACATAAGTGGAAACGCTTCCGCAAATTTAATTCAGCCGCTTTCAATCGAAGCTAAGTCGGGAGATCTGGATTTCGGCAATATAATTGTAACTGAATCAAATTACTCGGCTAAAATAGAACCAAAATTGGGTAAACTATTTGTTGTTACGGGTCATCCCGGGAAAAATATTACGGTAAGGTTTAACTCGGTTGAACTAACAAATTACGAATGGGCTTCAAAATATAACGGCAAACTCGATAGATTGACCTTTATTCCCAAAGTCGAATTGAAAAGCACTCAGCAAATTTCTGACGGTACAAACATACCTCTTATTAAAAACGGTCAAAAAGGTGAGCTTCAAATATTTGTAGGCGGTGAAATTAATATTAAGCCAAAACAGGAAGTTGGAGATTATACCGGACTATTTATTCTTTCCGTAACATATTAA
- the ygfK gene encoding putative selenate reductase subunit YgfK, which produces MSDKFYRIPIERLLTWILNEEKHGRIFGLYKENLFIPKSSDPYRMIRYGQLLETPVGVAAGPHTQMAHNIISSWLVGARYLELKTVQTLDKLEVTKPCIDMEDEGYNCEWSQELRIKDSFDEYLNAWIIIHILKHKFGWDLTQAGFIFNMSVGYNLDGILKPNVQWFFEKMNDCKFEKDDKLNILSNLYPDIHKIEIPDQISNNVTLSTMHGCPANEIESIGKYLIENKKLHTTIKLNPTLLGPDRLRFILNNKLGYNITIPDDAFEHDLKYSDALNMIDVLSKCANDNKVEFGLKLTNTLESLNSTSWLPHSEKMVYTSGRALHPISINLAEKLQSDFNGKLDISFSAGVDALNVSDTLACNLKPITVCSDLLKPGGYLRLTQYFEELDKNFIKLNSNCIDNFVKIVSGTDDIAKAGLTNLRKYSLALLEQKQYYKSFFPYKNIKTSRDLTKYDCIYAPCIEACAVSQNVPEYIYHTANGNFDKAIKVILEDNPLPNITGNVCDHLCQSKCTRMNYDNPLLIRSIKRFNAEKFDENLNLIVKNKNGIKVSVIGAGPAGLSCAYFLALEGFDVQVYESRSFAGGMVSDTIPSFRITDQQIKSDIQIIESLGVKFLFDQKVTAKLFSKIKEESKFVFIGIGAQKAKLLDIKGEDLENVFDQLKFLSKVRHNTDLDLGKTVGIIGGGNSAVDAARTSKRLVGNNGNVAVIYRRTINEMPADREEINALVNEGIYIFELTSPLSINKLENKLELTCVKMQLGEPDESGRRKPKPIIDSEFSMKFDSIITAIGQEINLDFIENDKLIIKENNETQFANVYVGGDVIRGADSLINAIADGKNAALSIIQKAAEENILTKLEIENKLSLSEFQKKQSLRKYGNNIPEISIDDRNNFNLVHPNLSDIQAVSEAQRCLYCNDICNICVGVCPNFANVSFESNKTIIPIYSVSKNDSIQKVVTDYLNIEQTYQIFNIGDFCNECGNCNTFCPTNSAPYLTKPKFYLTRESFDEEDNCYFLSKDSIEYKSNGEIEKVILEKDYFIYSFDKTKITYNKNYDIVNIETNIKFSKKLDKAAEMIYLISNLNNFSIFNMI; this is translated from the coding sequence ATGAGCGATAAATTTTATAGAATTCCAATTGAAAGACTTCTGACATGGATTCTTAACGAAGAAAAACATGGAAGAATTTTTGGTCTATACAAAGAAAATCTTTTCATACCTAAATCATCGGATCCATATCGAATGATAAGATATGGACAGTTGTTGGAAACTCCGGTTGGGGTTGCCGCGGGTCCGCATACGCAAATGGCTCATAATATTATATCATCTTGGCTGGTTGGCGCAAGATATTTAGAGTTAAAAACGGTTCAGACACTTGATAAATTAGAAGTAACAAAACCTTGCATCGATATGGAAGATGAAGGCTATAACTGCGAGTGGTCTCAAGAATTAAGAATTAAAGATTCATTTGACGAATATTTGAACGCTTGGATTATTATTCACATACTAAAACATAAATTCGGCTGGGATTTAACTCAAGCAGGATTTATATTTAATATGAGTGTGGGTTATAATTTAGACGGAATTTTAAAACCAAACGTTCAATGGTTTTTTGAGAAAATGAATGACTGTAAATTTGAAAAAGATGATAAATTAAATATACTTTCAAATTTATATCCGGACATTCATAAAATTGAAATCCCCGATCAAATTTCAAATAATGTAACTCTCTCTACAATGCATGGCTGTCCCGCAAATGAAATTGAAAGTATTGGAAAATATCTAATCGAGAATAAAAAACTTCATACTACTATTAAATTAAATCCAACATTATTAGGACCAGACAGATTACGATTTATTTTAAATAATAAATTAGGCTATAATATTACAATACCCGATGATGCTTTTGAACATGACTTAAAATATTCCGACGCACTTAATATGATAGATGTTCTTTCAAAATGTGCCAACGATAATAAAGTTGAATTTGGTTTAAAGCTGACCAATACTTTGGAATCATTGAATTCGACAAGCTGGCTTCCTCATAGCGAAAAGATGGTTTATACGAGCGGACGAGCGCTTCATCCAATAAGCATAAACCTTGCGGAAAAACTTCAAAGCGATTTCAACGGTAAATTAGATATTTCATTTTCAGCCGGCGTTGATGCTCTTAACGTTTCTGATACATTAGCTTGTAATTTAAAACCAATAACCGTTTGCTCTGATCTGCTAAAGCCTGGAGGATATTTACGTTTAACACAATATTTTGAAGAACTTGATAAAAACTTTATTAAACTGAATTCAAATTGCATTGATAATTTTGTTAAAATAGTCTCGGGCACTGATGATATTGCAAAAGCCGGTTTAACAAATCTACGAAAATATTCACTAGCGTTATTAGAGCAAAAACAATATTACAAATCATTTTTCCCATATAAGAATATTAAAACTTCGCGAGATCTTACCAAATATGATTGTATTTACGCGCCTTGTATTGAAGCGTGTGCTGTTTCGCAAAATGTACCTGAATATATTTATCATACAGCCAACGGCAATTTTGATAAAGCCATTAAAGTAATTTTGGAAGATAATCCGCTGCCAAATATTACGGGAAATGTTTGTGATCATTTATGTCAGTCAAAATGCACCAGAATGAATTACGACAATCCACTATTGATCAGAAGTATAAAAAGATTCAACGCGGAAAAATTTGATGAGAATTTAAATTTAATAGTGAAAAATAAAAATGGTATTAAGGTTTCAGTAATTGGCGCAGGACCGGCAGGATTATCGTGTGCTTATTTTTTAGCGTTGGAAGGATTTGACGTTCAAGTTTATGAAAGTAGATCTTTTGCCGGCGGAATGGTTTCCGATACAATTCCTTCATTTAGAATTACGGATCAGCAAATTAAATCAGATATTCAAATTATTGAATCTCTCGGAGTTAAATTTTTGTTTGATCAAAAAGTAACAGCAAAACTTTTCAGTAAAATTAAAGAAGAAAGTAAATTTGTTTTTATTGGAATTGGAGCACAAAAAGCAAAACTCTTAGATATAAAAGGTGAAGATCTCGAGAATGTATTTGACCAATTAAAATTTCTATCAAAAGTCAGACATAATACAGATTTGGATTTAGGGAAGACTGTTGGAATAATTGGTGGAGGTAATTCCGCGGTTGATGCGGCAAGAACATCAAAAAGACTTGTTGGCAATAACGGAAATGTTGCCGTAATTTACCGAAGAACAATAAACGAAATGCCGGCGGATAGAGAAGAAATAAATGCTTTGGTCAATGAGGGAATTTACATATTTGAACTTACTTCTCCTCTATCAATAAATAAACTTGAAAACAAGCTGGAATTAACATGCGTAAAAATGCAGCTTGGCGAACCTGATGAAAGTGGAAGAAGAAAACCAAAACCAATTATTGATTCAGAATTTTCTATGAAATTCGATTCAATAATTACCGCAATTGGCCAGGAAATAAATTTGGATTTTATTGAAAATGATAAATTGATAATTAAAGAAAATAATGAAACTCAATTCGCAAATGTATACGTCGGTGGCGATGTTATTCGCGGAGCGGATTCTTTAATAAATGCCATAGCCGACGGAAAAAATGCGGCTCTTTCAATTATACAAAAAGCAGCTGAAGAAAATATTTTAACTAAACTTGAAATTGAAAATAAACTATCATTATCTGAATTTCAAAAGAAACAAAGTTTACGCAAATACGGTAATAATATACCGGAAATTAGTATTGACGATCGTAATAATTTTAATTTAGTTCATCCCAACTTAAGTGATATTCAAGCAGTTTCAGAAGCACAACGATGCTTATACTGCAATGATATTTGTAATATTTGCGTCGGTGTTTGTCCAAATTTTGCTAATGTTTCATTTGAATCAAATAAAACAATAATTCCAATTTATTCAGTAAGTAAAAATGATTCAATACAAAAAGTTGTTACAGATTATTTAAATATTGAACAAACATATCAAATTTTTAATATTGGAGATTTTTGTAATGAATGCGGCAATTGTAATACTTTTTGTCCTACAAACTCTGCACCATACTTAACTAAACCCAAATTTTATTTAACAAGAGAAAGCTTTGATGAAGAAGATAATTGCTATTTTTTAAGTAAAGATTCAATTGAATATAAAAGCAATGGAGAAATAGAAAAAGTAATTTTGGAAAAAGATTATTTTATTTATTCATTTGATAAAACAAAAATAACATATAATAAAAATTATGATATTGTTAATATTGAAACAAACATCAAATTCAGTAAAAAGTTAGATAAAGCGGCAGAAATGATTTACTTAATTTCTAACTTAAATAATTTTTCAATATTTAATATGATTTAA
- a CDS encoding Gfo/Idh/MocA family oxidoreductase, whose product MKIKSFLILIISFISFLQIPTYGSKPLKIAIIGLSHSHVHGLLGRANIGDVEIIAIVEKDIELSKRMAKDYNLPNEIFFTSSEEMLKSKMPDAVAAFGSIYDHLNVVKTFAPLGIHVMVEKPLAVSLEHAKEMKKLADKNNIHLITNYETTWYPTNQLAYKMVDSAKIGELRKLVVHDGHQGPKEIGVNKEFLDWLTDPVLNGGGAVTDFGCYGADLVTWLMKGVKPISVTAVTQTIKPEIYSKVDDEATIILKYSKAQAIIQASWNWPISRKDIEIYGQSGYIICDNKFDLRYRLNERETENRKKLTELPKPYNDPFSFFAAMINGEIKLQPYDLSSLETNIIVVEILDAAKLSSKTGKAVYLK is encoded by the coding sequence ATGAAAATTAAATCATTCTTAATATTAATAATTTCATTCATTTCATTTTTACAGATCCCGACTTATGGGTCCAAGCCGTTAAAAATTGCGATTATAGGATTATCGCATTCACACGTACATGGGTTATTGGGAAGAGCAAATATTGGTGACGTTGAAATTATTGCAATTGTAGAGAAAGACATTGAACTTTCTAAAAGAATGGCAAAAGATTATAACTTACCAAATGAAATATTTTTCACGTCATCCGAAGAAATGTTGAAATCTAAAATGCCGGATGCGGTAGCTGCTTTCGGCTCTATTTATGATCACTTAAATGTGGTTAAAACTTTTGCGCCGCTTGGTATACATGTGATGGTTGAAAAACCCTTGGCGGTAAGTCTTGAGCACGCAAAAGAAATGAAAAAATTGGCTGATAAGAATAATATTCATTTGATAACAAATTATGAGACTACTTGGTATCCTACAAACCAATTAGCATATAAGATGGTTGATTCGGCGAAAATTGGCGAATTAAGAAAACTAGTCGTACATGATGGTCATCAAGGTCCAAAAGAAATAGGAGTTAATAAAGAATTTCTAGATTGGTTAACGGATCCGGTTTTAAATGGAGGAGGCGCTGTTACAGATTTTGGATGTTATGGAGCTGATTTGGTTACTTGGCTGATGAAAGGTGTAAAACCAATATCTGTTACTGCAGTTACACAAACAATAAAGCCTGAAATTTATTCTAAGGTTGATGATGAAGCTACAATAATTCTAAAATATTCTAAAGCGCAAGCAATTATTCAAGCTTCATGGAATTGGCCAATTTCAAGAAAAGATATTGAAATATACGGGCAAAGCGGCTATATAATTTGTGATAATAAATTCGATTTAAGATATAGATTGAATGAGAGAGAAACTGAAAATCGAAAAAAATTAACTGAATTACCTAAACCTTATAATGATCCATTTTCGTTTTTTGCCGCAATGATAAATGGAGAGATTAAATTACAACCTTATGATCTGTCTTCATTAGAAACAAATATTATTGTTGTTGAAATTTTGGACGCGGCAAAACTAAGCTCTAAAACCGGGAAAGCTGTTTATTTGAAATAG
- a CDS encoding FAD binding domain-containing protein gives MESEINFILNDKDIHTKTNSAKVLLDYIRKDQKLTGTKEVCKEGDCGACTILLGEVLDGKLRYKTINSCLFPIQNVNGKHVVTIEGLNQEIPNLIQSEFLNHGASQCGFCTPGFVVSLTGYFLNSSNLNYDEAINFIAGNICRCTGYNSVKKSINNIILNLNGNSFNSNNNIERLVEGNILPQYFNKIEERLKKIYLDFVEQNEVKDTTFIAGGTDLFVQKPDELLTHNLSFHSKVPKLKIYETNEEIVIHSSATIEELKNYFLQYFPILNFEKLFTLFASRQIRNNATIAGNIVNASPIADITITLLALNAELILKSSNNKNRILKLDQFYKGYKTLDINSNEIIEFISIKIPDSNSSFNFEKVSKRKHLDIASVNTAIFINSENNKILNIRISAGGVSPIPLLLLKTSEFLIGQKISNHVVKDAVQIAVSEISPISDIRGSKEYKTLLLQQLIKAHFIELFPQIINHEVLT, from the coding sequence ATGGAAAGTGAAATTAACTTCATATTAAACGACAAAGATATTCACACCAAAACAAATTCCGCAAAAGTATTATTAGATTATATAAGAAAAGATCAAAAATTAACCGGGACTAAAGAAGTTTGCAAAGAAGGCGACTGCGGAGCTTGTACTATTTTGCTTGGAGAAGTATTAGATGGTAAATTAAGATACAAAACCATTAACTCTTGCCTATTCCCCATTCAAAATGTAAATGGAAAACATGTAGTTACAATTGAAGGTTTAAATCAAGAGATACCAAATTTAATTCAAAGTGAATTCCTAAATCACGGCGCTTCACAATGTGGATTTTGTACACCTGGATTTGTTGTTTCACTTACAGGATATTTTCTTAATTCTAGTAATTTAAATTATGATGAAGCCATTAATTTTATTGCCGGAAATATCTGCAGATGTACAGGATATAATTCTGTTAAAAAATCCATTAATAATATTATTTTGAATTTAAATGGCAATAGTTTTAATTCCAACAATAATATTGAACGTCTTGTTGAAGGAAATATTTTACCTCAATATTTTAATAAAATTGAAGAAAGACTAAAAAAAATATATTTGGATTTTGTTGAACAAAATGAAGTAAAAGATACTACATTTATTGCCGGCGGAACTGATCTGTTCGTTCAAAAACCTGATGAATTATTGACACACAATTTATCTTTTCACTCAAAAGTCCCGAAACTTAAGATTTATGAAACCAACGAAGAAATAGTGATTCATTCTTCCGCTACAATTGAAGAATTAAAAAATTATTTTCTGCAATATTTTCCAATATTAAATTTCGAAAAATTGTTTACACTTTTTGCTTCAAGACAAATAAGAAATAACGCTACCATTGCAGGAAATATTGTAAATGCTTCTCCGATAGCTGATATTACAATTACTTTGCTAGCATTAAATGCCGAACTAATTTTAAAAAGTTCAAATAATAAAAATAGAATATTAAAATTGGATCAGTTTTATAAAGGGTATAAAACATTAGATATAAATTCAAATGAAATCATAGAATTTATTTCCATTAAAATTCCCGATTCAAATTCATCATTTAATTTCGAAAAAGTTTCTAAAAGAAAACACTTGGATATTGCAAGTGTTAACACCGCAATTTTTATTAATTCAGAAAATAATAAAATTTTAAACATACGCATATCAGCCGGCGGCGTATCTCCTATTCCGCTTTTACTTTTAAAAACATCAGAATTTTTAATTGGTCAAAAAATTAGTAATCATGTTGTTAAAGATGCCGTGCAGATTGCTGTTTCCGAAATTTCTCCTATAAGCGACATTAGAGGCAGTAAAGAATATAAAACTCTTTTATTACAACAATTAATAAAAGCTCACTTTATTGAATTATTTCCTCAGATAATAAATCATGAGGTTTTGACTTGA
- a CDS encoding DUF4402 domain-containing protein: MYLKKYFIVLVLLFFSASVFAQSSGSANALVKISLKKGLKIENLTGDLTFPETVVTGSAQNPSSSNIVNFLVTGHKSSNVIVGFSSTLTLTSGTDNLVFTPTVEKTGESTTYAAGSLVSAGSGNSLGANGLLNLWLSGSIAVPADAPAGDYSGTFQMTVTY; encoded by the coding sequence ATGTACTTAAAAAAATATTTTATTGTTTTAGTTTTATTGTTCTTTTCAGCAAGCGTTTTTGCCCAAAGTTCTGGAAGCGCTAATGCACTTGTAAAAATTAGTCTAAAAAAAGGATTAAAAATTGAAAATTTGACAGGTGATCTTACATTTCCGGAAACCGTTGTAACCGGCTCAGCACAAAATCCTTCTTCAAGTAATATTGTAAATTTTTTGGTAACTGGACATAAGAGCTCTAATGTAATCGTTGGATTTTCCTCAACTTTAACTTTAACAAGCGGTACTGATAATCTTGTTTTTACTCCTACAGTAGAAAAAACAGGTGAAAGCACAACTTATGCCGCAGGATCTCTGGTATCTGCAGGAAGCGGAAATTCACTTGGTGCAAATGGACTATTAAATTTATGGTTAAGTGGCAGTATTGCTGTTCCGGCTGATGCACCCGCCGGAGACTATTCAGGTACTTTTCAAATGACTGTAACTTATTAA
- a CDS encoding molybdopterin-dependent oxidoreductase, translating to MNTDVIKHIQGKSLFVDDLPLFEGTLFAKVFVSSIAHGKIKNIDLSKAYALKGVVKLITSKDIPGENQVGGIIKDETLLAEDHVNFIGEPIVLIIAETQAIANKAAKLIEIEFEELEIIVDAKKAYAANSLIMPPKIFESGNIEEAWNKCDLIVEGTVESGGQEHLYLETQGAVAFPLEGNGIKIISSTQSPTAVQRASARILNLPMNKIEVDVLRLGGAFGGKEDQATHWAVLASLGAYCTNTPVKLILSRHDDLLFTGKRHPYSSEFKIGLAKDLKILAYQTTFFQNAGAVADLSPAILERTLFHATNSYFIPNVKATAVSCKTNLPPFTAFRGFGGPQGKFVIECAIKKAAEKLNIEAMEIQKRNLITGNDHFYYGQKALDSKAVISWETAENKYELNKLIDQISEYNSKNMLFKKGIAIMPICFGISFTNTMLNQASALVHVYTDGSIGVSTAAVEMGQGVNEKIKISVAKTFSVNIERIKIESTNTTRIANTSATAASSGSDLNGNAAIKASESILQRLLEFASAELKIKEPSKLKIVNEKVLFDNKETDLFWDELIQKAYQNRINLSSHEFYATPDIYFDRKLNIGNPFAYHVYGTSITCATVDCVRGNYEIDYVKIVHDFGKSIDYKIDIGQAEGGLVQGIGWMTLEDLKYSDAGKLLSNSLSAYKVPDIYSIPKIIEIDFLNDSENRFGSLKSKAIGEPPLMYAIGTYFAIYNAVKNFNSNSNIKFSSPLTPEKVLLGLYGYSDHKNN from the coding sequence TTGAACACCGATGTAATTAAACATATTCAAGGAAAATCACTATTTGTTGATGATTTACCTTTATTTGAAGGAACATTATTCGCAAAAGTTTTTGTCTCATCAATTGCTCACGGAAAAATTAAAAATATTGATCTAAGCAAAGCATATGCGCTTAAAGGAGTTGTTAAGTTAATAACTTCAAAAGACATTCCGGGAGAAAATCAAGTCGGTGGAATAATTAAAGATGAAACCTTATTGGCTGAAGATCATGTTAATTTTATTGGCGAACCGATTGTTTTAATAATCGCTGAAACTCAAGCAATAGCAAATAAAGCTGCAAAACTAATTGAAATTGAATTTGAAGAACTTGAAATAATTGTTGACGCTAAAAAAGCATATGCGGCAAATTCATTAATAATGCCACCAAAAATTTTTGAAAGCGGAAATATTGAAGAAGCGTGGAATAAGTGCGATTTAATTGTTGAAGGAACTGTTGAAAGCGGTGGACAAGAACATTTATATCTTGAAACTCAAGGCGCTGTCGCGTTTCCGCTGGAAGGAAATGGAATTAAAATAATTTCATCTACTCAAAGCCCAACCGCGGTTCAAAGAGCATCAGCGAGAATTCTTAATCTACCCATGAATAAAATAGAAGTCGATGTTTTAAGATTGGGCGGAGCCTTCGGCGGAAAAGAAGATCAAGCAACACACTGGGCAGTTCTTGCTTCTCTTGGAGCATATTGCACAAATACTCCGGTAAAACTTATTTTATCACGACATGATGACCTATTGTTTACAGGGAAAAGACATCCATATTCCTCCGAATTTAAAATCGGTTTAGCAAAAGATTTGAAGATCCTTGCTTACCAAACAACATTTTTTCAAAATGCAGGAGCTGTTGCGGATCTTTCACCGGCAATTTTAGAAAGGACATTGTTTCATGCAACTAATTCTTATTTTATTCCAAACGTAAAAGCAACCGCAGTTAGTTGTAAAACAAATCTTCCGCCATTTACCGCGTTTAGAGGGTTCGGCGGTCCGCAGGGTAAATTTGTAATTGAATGTGCGATTAAAAAAGCGGCTGAAAAATTAAATATTGAAGCAATGGAAATTCAAAAAAGGAATTTAATTACGGGAAATGACCATTTTTATTATGGTCAAAAAGCCCTAGATTCCAAAGCGGTTATTAGTTGGGAAACTGCGGAAAACAAATACGAACTTAACAAACTCATTGATCAAATATCTGAATATAACAGTAAGAATATGTTGTTTAAAAAAGGCATTGCAATTATGCCTATATGCTTTGGTATTTCGTTCACAAATACAATGTTAAATCAGGCAAGCGCATTGGTCCATGTTTATACCGATGGCAGTATTGGCGTAAGTACAGCCGCAGTTGAAATGGGACAAGGCGTTAATGAAAAAATTAAAATTTCAGTGGCAAAAACATTCTCGGTAAATATTGAAAGAATAAAAATCGAATCTACAAATACAACGCGAATTGCGAATACATCAGCCACAGCTGCAAGCAGCGGTTCTGATCTGAACGGCAATGCCGCAATTAAAGCTTCCGAATCAATTTTACAAAGATTATTGGAATTTGCCTCAGCTGAATTGAAAATTAAAGAACCATCAAAGCTTAAAATTGTAAATGAAAAAGTTTTATTCGATAATAAAGAAACGGATTTATTTTGGGATGAACTGATTCAAAAAGCTTATCAAAATAGAATTAATCTTTCATCGCATGAATTTTACGCTACGCCGGATATTTACTTTGATCGAAAATTAAATATAGGAAATCCGTTCGCATATCATGTTTACGGAACTTCCATAACTTGTGCTACTGTTGATTGTGTTAGAGGCAATTACGAAATTGATTATGTAAAAATTGTTCACGATTTTGGGAAAAGTATTGATTATAAAATTGATATTGGTCAAGCCGAAGGCGGCTTGGTACAAGGAATTGGCTGGATGACGCTTGAAGATCTGAAATATTCGGATGCGGGAAAATTACTTTCCAATTCACTTTCCGCATATAAAGTTCCGGATATTTATTCAATTCCAAAAATTATTGAAATAGATTTTCTTAATGATTCTGAAAATAGATTCGGATCGTTAAAAAGTAAGGCAATCGGTGAACCTCCGCTTATGTACGCAATTGGAACTTACTTTGCTATCTATAATGCAGTGAAAAATTTTAATTCTAATAGCAACATTAAATTTTCATCACCGCTAACACCGGAAAAAGTTTTATTGGGCTTATATGGATATTCAGATCATAAGAATAATTAG
- a CDS encoding XdhC family protein yields MKEVDLWIFIYNKLNRNIKVNLLIVADSSLSSPGKSGFKMAISEDVETYGTIGGGIMEFDILNEIRGTLDQPEPVNFIRKLHHSKTKEGHTSGLICGGTQTLIVQTMTIQERDLVKKIIDNLEDQSSGVLRLNPFGLDYTPNKENERDINLFFEDEQNWQYEENIGLLNTVYVIGGGHVGLAVSRAMSNLDFYVVTFDQRDDIITMKQNTFSHKKIITKFEEVNKFIRESKKSYAVIVTPNHDGDKEALKSIIGMNLKYIGLMGSSKKSDSIFKHLTDEGINPELFKKVHTPVGIDINAESPEEIAISISAEIIKIKNQMLFNS; encoded by the coding sequence ATGAAAGAAGTTGATCTCTGGATTTTCATTTACAACAAACTTAACAGAAATATTAAAGTCAATTTACTTATTGTTGCCGATTCAAGTTTATCTTCACCGGGAAAATCCGGTTTTAAAATGGCAATTTCAGAAGACGTGGAAACTTACGGAACGATTGGCGGTGGCATAATGGAATTTGATATTTTAAATGAAATTAGAGGGACATTAGATCAACCCGAACCAGTAAATTTTATTAGAAAGCTTCATCACAGCAAAACAAAGGAAGGTCATACATCCGGCTTGATTTGCGGAGGCACACAGACATTAATTGTTCAGACAATGACAATTCAAGAAAGAGATTTGGTTAAAAAAATTATCGATAATTTGGAAGATCAAAGCAGCGGAGTTTTACGGTTAAATCCATTTGGACTTGATTACACTCCAAATAAAGAAAACGAAAGGGACATAAATTTATTTTTTGAAGATGAACAAAATTGGCAGTATGAAGAAAATATCGGCTTATTAAATACGGTTTATGTAATCGGCGGCGGACACGTTGGATTGGCGGTTTCTCGGGCAATGTCGAACTTGGATTTTTATGTTGTAACATTTGATCAAAGAGATGATATAATAACAATGAAACAAAATACATTTTCGCATAAAAAAATTATTACAAAATTTGAAGAAGTAAATAAATTTATTCGCGAATCAAAAAAATCTTATGCGGTAATAGTAACTCCAAATCATGACGGCGATAAAGAAGCATTAAAATCAATAATCGGAATGAATTTAAAGTACATTGGTCTAATGGGAAGTTCAAAAAAATCAGATAGTATTTTCAAACATTTAACTGATGAAGGAATAAATCCTGAATTATTTAAAAAAGTTCATACACCGGTTGGAATTGATATAAATGCGGAATCGCCAGAAGAAATTGCAATTAGTATTTCCGCGGAGATCATTAAAATTAAAAATCAAATGTTATTTAATAGCTAA